From Triticum aestivum cultivar Chinese Spring chromosome 4A, IWGSC CS RefSeq v2.1, whole genome shotgun sequence, a single genomic window includes:
- the LOC123087016 gene encoding E3 ubiquitin-protein ligase FANCL isoform X1: protein MVLPATLSRDARAHSCPAQDGQGEAGPPRPCRPPAFYSSVFAQIEEVGWGQLVSATGDDGVSCITFRVVDEQRRQHLLEITLPMNYPACPPSIAADVPYLPKLQWSKSSRLKDVLCQFQAHLKVLQDYWSTMDGIDKALWVVDPTKPTYAMSHRRIALGDDCYILLHVDAHKPNSLPECRFLGTDGKLERLIKNWRKNRKRWSADGKFHENLATVLDFALPQPPSVSIKDDQQADCGICYATHLPVDDELGTQSGCAADYKCENPSCSRAFHSVCLRDWLRTITTTRQSFDVLFGNCPYCSEPVAVKSTDI, encoded by the exons ATGGTGCTACCCGCCACCCTCTCGCGCGACGCCAGAGCTCACTCGTGCCCTGCACAGGACGGCCAGGGGGAAGCGGGGCCGCCGCGCCCGTGCAGACCGCCCGCGTTCTACAGCTCCGTGTTCGCGCAG ATCGAAGAGGTCGGGTGGGGGCAGCTAGTGAGCGCCACAGGCGACGACGGCGTGTCGTGCATCACCTTCCGCGTCGT GGATGAGCAGCGACGGCAACATTTACTGGAGATCACACTGCCCATGAACTACCCGGCATGCCCTCCTTCAATTGCTGCG GATGTTCCTTATCTCCCCAAATTACAGTGGTCAAAAAGCTCGAGACTGAAGGATGTTCTCTGCCAGTTCCAAGCG CACCTGAAGGTATTGCAAGATTACTGGTCTACAATGGATGGCATTGACAAGGCCCTTTGGGTTGTCGATCCTACAAAGCCGACATATGCTATGTCTCATCGTCGCATAGCTTTGGGTGATGATTGCTATATTTTACTACATGTTGATGCGCACAAGCCCAACTCCTTACCAGA GTGCCGCTTCCTAGGCACAGATGGGAAACTGGAAAGGCTGATAAAGAATTGGAGAAAAAATCGTAAGAGATG GAGCGCTGACGGAAAGTTCCATGAGAACCTGGCAACCGTCTTAGATTTTGCTCTGCCGCAACCCCCTTCTGTGAGTATCAAAGATGACCAGCAAGCTGATTGTGGGATATGTTACGCGACGCATCTGCCCGTCG ATGACGAACTCGGTACTCAGAGCGGGTGCGCGGCGGACTACAAGTGCGAAAACCCTAGCTGCAGCAGAGCCTTCCACTCGGTGTGCCTGAGAGACTGGCTGCGCACCATTACTACGACAAGGCA GTCGTTCGATGTTCTGTTCGGGAACTGCCCCTACTGCAGCGAGCCTGTCGCCGTGAAGAGCACCGACATCTGA
- the LOC123087016 gene encoding E3 ubiquitin-protein ligase FANCL isoform X2, with translation MVLPATLSRDARAHSCPAQDGQGEAGPPRPCRPPAFYSSVFAQIEEVGWGQLVSATGDDGVSCITFRVVDEQRRQHLLEITLPMNYPACPPSIAADVPYLPKLQWSKSSRLKDVLCQFQAVLQDYWSTMDGIDKALWVVDPTKPTYAMSHRRIALGDDCYILLHVDAHKPNSLPECRFLGTDGKLERLIKNWRKNRKRWSADGKFHENLATVLDFALPQPPSVSIKDDQQADCGICYATHLPVDDELGTQSGCAADYKCENPSCSRAFHSVCLRDWLRTITTTRQSFDVLFGNCPYCSEPVAVKSTDI, from the exons ATGGTGCTACCCGCCACCCTCTCGCGCGACGCCAGAGCTCACTCGTGCCCTGCACAGGACGGCCAGGGGGAAGCGGGGCCGCCGCGCCCGTGCAGACCGCCCGCGTTCTACAGCTCCGTGTTCGCGCAG ATCGAAGAGGTCGGGTGGGGGCAGCTAGTGAGCGCCACAGGCGACGACGGCGTGTCGTGCATCACCTTCCGCGTCGT GGATGAGCAGCGACGGCAACATTTACTGGAGATCACACTGCCCATGAACTACCCGGCATGCCCTCCTTCAATTGCTGCG GATGTTCCTTATCTCCCCAAATTACAGTGGTCAAAAAGCTCGAGACTGAAGGATGTTCTCTGCCAGTTCCAAGCG GTATTGCAAGATTACTGGTCTACAATGGATGGCATTGACAAGGCCCTTTGGGTTGTCGATCCTACAAAGCCGACATATGCTATGTCTCATCGTCGCATAGCTTTGGGTGATGATTGCTATATTTTACTACATGTTGATGCGCACAAGCCCAACTCCTTACCAGA GTGCCGCTTCCTAGGCACAGATGGGAAACTGGAAAGGCTGATAAAGAATTGGAGAAAAAATCGTAAGAGATG GAGCGCTGACGGAAAGTTCCATGAGAACCTGGCAACCGTCTTAGATTTTGCTCTGCCGCAACCCCCTTCTGTGAGTATCAAAGATGACCAGCAAGCTGATTGTGGGATATGTTACGCGACGCATCTGCCCGTCG ATGACGAACTCGGTACTCAGAGCGGGTGCGCGGCGGACTACAAGTGCGAAAACCCTAGCTGCAGCAGAGCCTTCCACTCGGTGTGCCTGAGAGACTGGCTGCGCACCATTACTACGACAAGGCA GTCGTTCGATGTTCTGTTCGGGAACTGCCCCTACTGCAGCGAGCCTGTCGCCGTGAAGAGCACCGACATCTGA